Proteins encoded together in one Janthinobacterium tructae window:
- a CDS encoding ATP-binding cassette domain-containing protein — protein MIRFLQVSLMRGIKPLLEQVDVTLNPGDKIGLIGANGAGKSSLFAMMRGELHPDQGEIDFPAKWRVAYVAQETPPLDRAALDYAIDGDITLRKLEAELAHLESQPESTENGIAIGNMYSALADADAYTVQSRGEQLLLGLGFTLDQMQQPVASFSGGWRMRLNLAQALMCPSDLLLLDEPTNHLDLDAIIWLEDWLKRYAGTLLIISHDRDFLDEVVNVVVHIDERKLKRYSGNYSSFERQRAAQMILAAGALEKQQRKRAHLESFVNRFKAQASKARQAQSRMKALAKMEELAPLRAAAEFSFEFREPLSAPNPLMVMEDVDAGYKIENEATGEITHKTIVNGIKFSLQIGQRIGLLGQNGAGKSTLIKTIAGELMPLTGDATMGKGLNIGYFAQHQVEMLRHDESPLWHLSKIAPTVREQELRNFLGGFNFPGNMVTASIAPFSGGEKARLALALIVWQRPNLLLLDEPTNHLDLETREALTEALAQFEGTLVVVSHDRHLLRATTDEFIIVADGKLQPFDGDLDDYKDWLFKTKLGKGTDVLPAAGKANKTDFPVVSPVAVAAAPAAPVRDKRQEAEDRQKAAALRKPIENKIKRQEEQIAKRNAQKAETEAKLGEPTIYDAANKAKLKQLLADQTFFTKDLAQLEAEWLDLQDQLEKLG, from the coding sequence ATGATACGTTTCCTACAAGTAAGCCTGATGCGCGGCATCAAACCGTTGCTCGAACAAGTCGATGTCACGCTCAATCCGGGCGACAAGATCGGCCTGATCGGCGCCAATGGCGCGGGCAAATCGAGCCTGTTCGCCATGATGCGTGGCGAATTGCACCCTGACCAGGGCGAGATCGATTTCCCGGCCAAATGGCGCGTGGCTTACGTGGCGCAGGAAACGCCGCCGCTGGACCGTGCCGCGCTCGACTACGCGATCGATGGCGACATCACCCTGCGCAAACTGGAAGCGGAGCTGGCGCATCTCGAGTCGCAACCGGAAAGCACGGAAAACGGCATCGCCATCGGCAACATGTACAGCGCGCTGGCCGATGCAGACGCCTACACGGTGCAGTCGCGCGGCGAACAGTTGCTGCTGGGTCTGGGCTTCACGCTGGACCAGATGCAGCAACCGGTGGCGAGTTTTTCCGGCGGCTGGCGCATGCGCTTGAACCTGGCGCAAGCGCTGATGTGCCCGTCCGACCTGCTGCTGCTCGATGAACCGACCAATCACCTGGATCTGGACGCCATCATCTGGCTGGAAGACTGGCTCAAGCGCTATGCCGGCACCTTGCTGATCATTTCGCATGACCGCGACTTCCTCGATGAAGTGGTCAACGTGGTCGTGCATATCGACGAACGCAAGCTGAAACGCTACTCGGGCAACTATTCGAGCTTCGAGCGCCAGCGTGCGGCGCAGATGATCCTGGCCGCCGGCGCGCTGGAAAAGCAGCAGCGCAAGCGTGCCCACCTGGAATCGTTCGTGAACCGCTTCAAGGCGCAAGCCTCGAAGGCGCGCCAGGCGCAAAGCCGCATGAAGGCGCTGGCGAAGATGGAAGAGCTGGCGCCATTGCGCGCCGCCGCCGAATTCTCGTTCGAATTCCGCGAGCCACTCTCCGCGCCGAACCCGCTGATGGTGATGGAAGACGTCGACGCGGGCTACAAGATCGAAAACGAAGCGACGGGCGAAATCACGCATAAAACCATCGTCAACGGCATCAAGTTTTCGCTGCAGATCGGCCAGCGTATCGGCTTGCTGGGCCAGAACGGCGCCGGCAAGTCGACCCTGATCAAGACCATCGCCGGCGAACTGATGCCGCTGACGGGCGACGCCACCATGGGCAAGGGCCTCAACATCGGCTACTTCGCCCAGCACCAGGTGGAAATGCTGCGCCACGACGAATCGCCGCTGTGGCATCTGTCGAAGATCGCCCCTACCGTGCGCGAGCAGGAACTGCGCAACTTCCTGGGCGGCTTCAACTTCCCCGGCAACATGGTCACCGCCTCGATCGCCCCATTCTCGGGCGGCGAAAAAGCCCGTTTGGCGCTGGCCCTGATCGTCTGGCAACGTCCGAACCTGCTGCTGCTCGATGAACCGACCAACCACTTGGATCTGGAAACGCGCGAAGCGCTGACGGAAGCGCTGGCGCAGTTCGAAGGCACCCTGGTCGTCGTTTCCCATGATCGCCATTTGCTGCGCGCCACCACCGACGAATTCATCATCGTGGCCGACGGCAAGCTGCAACCGTTCGACGGCGACCTGGACGATTACAAGGATTGGCTGTTCAAGACTAAGCTGGGCAAGGGCACGGACGTGCTGCCGGCCGCCGGCAAGGCCAACAAGACGGACTTCCCAGTCGTCTCACCGGTAGCTGTAGCCGCCGCCCCTGCCGCGCCCGTGCGCGACAAGCGCCAGGAAGCGGAAGACCGCCAGAAGGCCGCCGCCCTGCGCAAGCCGATCGAAAACAAGATCAAGCGCCAGGAAGAGCAGATTGCCAAGCGCAACGCGCAAAAGGCGGAAACGGAAGCCAAGCTGGGCGAGCCGACCATCTACGACGCCGCCAACAAGGCCAAGCTGAAGCAACTGCTGGCCGATCAGACCTTCTTCACCAAGGACCTGGCGCAGCTGGAAGCGGAATGGCTCGATCTGCAGGATCAGTTAGAGAAACTCGGCTAA
- a CDS encoding flagellar assembly protein A — translation MSDDDTPVPEAVPAGALPRGLVQRDEGVCLDLSLAPAQLRAAVDQLFQSGQLLAGLDYALFLLTLFHAPAPRAAPKSDALLRIAARVAPFPAQRRALYKQIKIRGDSAEFYFEALSPDADGQVPARREFDELVADLWCKGVRYGIDGAAVRAILGSGKAERITVARALPPQPGRDAQLVEVSQGIHRDDAPRERSDGRLDLLSFKNRFPQVKKHARLLRLLPGAPGLPGYDLDGTLLPPPAPLELDPAAVAGAGTAVERFSDGDYVVATQDGYVNVDALGKLSIENKIVSREGVSSRTTGNLKLRAAYEEYGEVQEQRQLDGSDITIHGDVYGHLHSHGGLIWLQRNLVGGTAFNEHGDVRVEGVASGSVLQALSGEVHVKRAESCVIAGTRVVIEHASNCEIIADEVVIELAEGCAVAARTIRIGSAGPRKQVEMLLFPLVPDLSALDQQIAESLAKAAHYQQLQHKRQQEIDAIAHLPEVRNYLTLAGQLRRGELQLQPAQQLQYDKLAARIAPVLKEVARLRVEVKQSEILHGQMLALVAQVRQQRQATAGQSRCSLGLVDGETVVRAMVVPPGPAKVYDRPPKEIKALLRSATPATQSVFADSTGSLDWTYQPPP, via the coding sequence GTGAGCGACGACGACACACCCGTTCCTGAGGCGGTCCCCGCAGGCGCCTTGCCGCGCGGCCTGGTCCAGCGCGACGAGGGCGTGTGTCTCGACCTGTCGCTGGCGCCAGCGCAGTTGCGCGCCGCCGTCGACCAGCTGTTCCAGTCGGGGCAACTGCTGGCCGGTCTCGACTACGCTTTATTCCTGCTGACCCTGTTCCATGCCCCCGCGCCCCGCGCCGCGCCCAAGAGCGATGCCTTGCTGCGCATTGCCGCCCGCGTGGCGCCATTCCCGGCCCAGCGCCGCGCACTGTATAAACAAATCAAGATCCGCGGCGACAGCGCCGAGTTCTACTTTGAAGCGCTGTCGCCTGACGCGGATGGCCAGGTGCCGGCGCGCCGCGAGTTTGACGAGCTGGTGGCTGACCTGTGGTGCAAGGGCGTGCGCTATGGCATCGATGGCGCGGCCGTGCGCGCCATTCTCGGCAGCGGCAAGGCCGAGCGCATTACCGTGGCGCGCGCGCTGCCGCCGCAGCCGGGCCGCGACGCGCAGCTGGTCGAAGTGTCGCAAGGCATCCACCGCGACGATGCGCCGCGCGAACGCTCCGATGGCCGCCTGGATTTGCTCAGTTTCAAGAACCGTTTTCCGCAAGTGAAAAAACACGCGCGCCTGCTGCGGCTGCTGCCCGGTGCGCCCGGCTTGCCCGGCTACGACCTGGACGGTACGCTGCTGCCGCCGCCCGCGCCGCTGGAGCTGGACCCGGCGGCGGTGGCAGGGGCGGGCACGGCGGTCGAACGCTTCAGCGATGGCGATTACGTGGTGGCCACCCAGGATGGCTATGTGAATGTCGATGCGCTCGGCAAGCTCTCCATCGAAAACAAGATCGTCAGCCGCGAAGGCGTCAGCAGCCGTACCACGGGCAACTTGAAGCTGCGCGCCGCGTACGAGGAATATGGCGAAGTGCAGGAGCAGCGCCAGCTCGACGGCAGCGACATCACCATCCATGGCGACGTGTACGGCCACCTGCACTCGCATGGCGGGCTGATATGGCTCCAGCGCAATCTGGTGGGCGGCACGGCCTTCAACGAGCACGGCGACGTGCGCGTCGAGGGCGTCGCTTCCGGTTCCGTGCTGCAGGCGCTGAGCGGCGAAGTCCACGTGAAGCGGGCGGAAAGCTGCGTCATCGCCGGCACGCGCGTGGTGATCGAGCATGCCAGCAATTGCGAGATCATCGCCGACGAGGTCGTCATCGAGCTGGCCGAAGGCTGCGCCGTGGCGGCACGCACCATCCGCATCGGCAGCGCCGGTCCGCGCAAGCAGGTGGAGATGCTGCTGTTCCCGCTGGTGCCCGATTTGAGCGCCCTGGACCAACAGATCGCGGAAAGCCTGGCGAAGGCCGCGCACTATCAGCAGTTGCAGCATAAGCGCCAGCAGGAAATCGATGCCATCGCGCATTTGCCCGAGGTGCGCAACTACCTGACGCTGGCGGGCCAGCTGCGGCGCGGCGAGCTGCAGCTGCAGCCGGCGCAGCAATTGCAGTACGACAAGCTGGCGGCGCGCATCGCTCCCGTATTGAAGGAAGTGGCGCGCCTGCGCGTGGAAGTGAAACAGTCGGAAATCCTGCACGGGCAAATGCTGGCCCTGGTGGCGCAAGTGCGCCAGCAGCGGCAAGCGACGGCCGGCCAGTCGCGCTGCAGCCTGGGACTGGTCGACGGTGAAACGGTCGTGCGCGCCATGGTCGTGCCGCCTGGGCCGGCCAAGGTCTACGACCGGCCGCCGAAGGAGATCAAGGCGCTGTTGCGCAGCGCCACGCCGGCCACGCAGAGCGTGTTTGCGGACAGCACAGGCAGCCTGGACTGGACTTACCAGCCGCCGCCGTAA
- the arfB gene encoding alternative ribosome rescue aminoacyl-tRNA hydrolase ArfB codes for MQHLVNPAEVEFSAIRAQGPGGQNVNKVSSAIHLRFPIAASSLPEAYKERLLALRDSRISKDGVLVLKAQQSRSQEQNKEEALRRLQEIIDSVTFLPAVRRATKPTRSSQRRRLDSKSTHSVLKQSRGKVID; via the coding sequence ATGCAACACCTCGTCAATCCCGCTGAAGTTGAATTTTCCGCCATCCGCGCTCAGGGGCCGGGCGGGCAGAACGTCAACAAGGTGTCCAGCGCCATCCATTTGCGCTTCCCCATCGCCGCCTCGTCGCTGCCGGAAGCGTACAAGGAGCGGCTGCTGGCCCTGCGCGACAGCCGCATCAGCAAGGATGGCGTGCTGGTGCTCAAGGCGCAGCAGTCGCGCAGCCAGGAGCAGAACAAGGAAGAAGCCTTGCGGCGCTTGCAGGAAATCATCGACAGCGTCACCTTCCTGCCCGCCGTGCGCCGCGCCACCAAGCCCACGCGCAGCTCGCAGCGGCGCCGCCTCGACAGCAAAAGCACGCACAGCGTGCTGAAACAGTCGCGCGGCAAGGTGATCGACTGA
- a CDS encoding chemotaxis protein CheW, with protein sequence MQPTTTPGAATAQYLSFRLGGLEYGLDYRCVRELRPLKELDRFSSEGEVLRSVAVSRGVIIPIVDMRAAFGSAQGTPDPSTDVIILQLSNGVMGMVVDGVTDIVSLAASDIAAVPGLGAAEADYLLGLGTLAGRRLILVDIDRLMAIRSPGPMQAA encoded by the coding sequence ATGCAGCCGACGACCACGCCTGGCGCCGCAACGGCCCAATACTTGAGCTTCCGGCTGGGCGGCCTGGAATACGGCCTCGACTACCGCTGCGTGCGGGAATTGCGCCCGCTGAAGGAACTCGACCGCTTTTCCTCGGAAGGGGAGGTGCTGCGCAGCGTGGCCGTCTCGCGCGGCGTGATCATCCCCATCGTCGACATGCGCGCCGCGTTCGGCAGCGCCCAGGGTACGCCCGACCCGTCCACTGACGTGATCATCTTGCAGCTGAGCAATGGCGTGATGGGCATGGTGGTCGATGGCGTCACAGACATCGTCAGCCTGGCCGCCAGCGACATCGCCGCCGTGCCCGGCCTGGGCGCGGCGGAAGCCGATTATCTGCTGGGCCTGGGTACGCTGGCGGGACGCAGATTGATCCTCGTCGACATCGACCGCCTGATGGCCATCCGCAGCCCCGGCCCCATGCAGGCGGCCTGA
- the ompR gene encoding two-component system response regulator OmpR: MVVDDDVRLRDLLRRYLTEQGFNVFTAESATAMNKLWLRERYDLLVLDLMLPGEDGLSICRRLRGAGDQTPIIMLTAKGEDVDRIVGLEMGADDYLPKPFNPRELVARIGAVLRRKGPDEIPGAPSETPQTFEFGDFVLDLGTRTLKKSGETVPLTTGEFSVLKVFARHARQPLSREKLMELARGREYEVFDRSLDVQISRLRKLIEPDPSSPLFIQTVWGLGYVFIPDGQPR, from the coding sequence ATGGTGGTCGATGACGATGTGCGCCTGCGCGACCTGCTGCGCCGCTACCTGACCGAACAGGGTTTCAATGTCTTCACGGCAGAGAGCGCGACGGCCATGAACAAGCTGTGGCTGCGCGAACGCTACGACTTGCTGGTGCTCGATTTGATGCTGCCCGGCGAAGACGGCCTGTCGATCTGCCGCCGCCTGCGCGGCGCGGGTGACCAGACGCCGATCATCATGCTGACGGCCAAGGGCGAAGATGTGGACCGTATCGTGGGCCTGGAAATGGGCGCCGACGACTACCTGCCGAAACCGTTCAACCCGCGCGAACTGGTGGCCCGCATCGGCGCCGTGCTGCGCCGCAAGGGTCCCGATGAAATCCCGGGCGCACCGTCGGAAACACCGCAAACCTTCGAATTCGGCGACTTCGTGCTGGACCTGGGCACGCGCACATTGAAAAAGAGTGGCGAAACGGTGCCGCTGACCACCGGCGAGTTTTCTGTGCTGAAAGTGTTTGCCCGCCATGCGCGCCAGCCGCTGTCGCGTGAAAAACTGATGGAACTGGCGCGTGGACGCGAATACGAAGTGTTCGACCGCAGCCTGGACGTGCAAATCTCGCGCCTGCGCAAACTGATCGAACCCGATCCGTCGAGCCCGCTGTTCATCCAGACCGTGTGGGGCCTCGGTTACGTCTTCATCCCGGACGGACAGCCGCGCTGA